In Qipengyuania psychrotolerans, one DNA window encodes the following:
- a CDS encoding nicotinate-nucleotide adenylyltransferase, with product MTSGSTGRRIGLLGGSFNPAHGGHRRISLFTLHALGLDEVWWLVSPGNPLKPREGMAPLQARYASAVRQARRSPIRATVIERELGTRYTVDTLAAIQRRYPKHEFVWLMGSDNLAQFHLWRDWREIARSMPIAVIARPGYDGAAIASPAMAWLRRYRVSTASFAKGGEWSAPALVTLRFDPDPRSATAIRRADPDWATRHAGKSLRDQVTHRPIPSGEETTTP from the coding sequence ATGACATCGGGCAGTACAGGGCGGCGAATCGGTTTGCTGGGCGGGAGCTTCAATCCTGCACACGGCGGCCACAGGCGGATCTCCCTGTTTACGCTTCACGCACTTGGCCTCGACGAGGTCTGGTGGCTCGTCTCTCCCGGCAACCCACTTAAACCTAGGGAAGGCATGGCGCCGCTCCAGGCGCGTTACGCGTCGGCAGTGCGGCAGGCGCGCCGGTCGCCGATTCGCGCTACGGTAATCGAGCGCGAGCTTGGTACGCGCTACACGGTCGATACGCTGGCTGCGATCCAGCGGCGCTACCCGAAACACGAATTCGTGTGGCTGATGGGGTCCGACAATCTCGCCCAATTCCACCTCTGGCGAGACTGGCGGGAAATCGCGCGCAGTATGCCGATTGCGGTAATCGCAAGGCCCGGCTATGATGGTGCTGCTATCGCAAGCCCCGCGATGGCCTGGCTGAGGCGATATCGTGTCTCAACCGCCAGTTTTGCAAAAGGGGGCGAATGGAGCGCACCGGCGCTGGTGACATTGCGTTTCGATCCCGATCCACGTTCGGCTACGGCGATTCGCCGCGCCGATCCCGATTGGGCAACGCGTCACGCCGGTAAATCCTTGAGAGACCAGGTGACACATCGTCCGATCCCAAGCGGGGAGGAAACGACTACGCCATGA
- a CDS encoding 23S rRNA (pseudouridine(1915)-N(3))-methyltransferase RlmH has translation MLLHIIARGKIARSPEADLVARYEKRLTWPVKLTELPETGGRIPEPQAPYKTVLLDERGKDLPSEELAETLGRWRDDGMRECRFVLGAADGHSQADRRSADLLLAFGKATWPHLLARAMLAEQLYRATTILAGHPYHRSG, from the coding sequence ATCCTTCTTCACATCATCGCGCGCGGAAAGATTGCCCGGTCTCCCGAGGCTGATCTCGTCGCGCGTTACGAAAAGCGGCTGACCTGGCCGGTCAAGTTGACCGAATTGCCCGAGACCGGCGGGCGCATTCCCGAGCCGCAGGCACCGTACAAGACCGTCCTGCTGGATGAGCGCGGAAAGGACCTGCCGTCAGAGGAACTGGCCGAAACACTTGGGCGGTGGCGCGACGACGGGATGCGCGAATGCCGGTTTGTCCTGGGTGCCGCAGACGGTCATAGTCAGGCAGATCGGCGCAGCGCCGATCTTCTCCTGGCCTTCGGCAAAGCAACATGGCCGCACCTCCTGGCACGGGCGATGCTGGCGGAACAATTGTACCGCGCAACTACAATCCTTGCCGGACACCCCTATCATCGCAGCGGATGA
- a CDS encoding murein hydrolase activator EnvC family protein, which produces MIRVTALALIILLLAAIGLPGLAMPGSQAVGQYPDAAEAREALEAARQQQRNARARAERLERQSRQSEKTAETALGNAALLAARVQQSEAAITAAEAELAIVSAQRSTLDRQLARKREPLMRLTAALQTMSRRPLALAALQPGSLEDVVHTRAALSAAMPVVRKRTEALRGDLSRARALEDQRASSLRNLRSAEEDLKERRSDLIALAQRERIRSQQASGGASREAERALVLSEEARDLDAFVGQLEQAGSIRSRLAALPGPVLRPSSGGDASAPAKAPVPSPTPSATAPPNRYILPVAGTVVAGFGEASVAGSRTSGIALASRPGAQVVSPGEGRVAFAGPYRGFGQIIIVEHDNGWTSLVTGLGDVSVAVGQTVTAGSPLGSAAASRPEVTLELRKNGDPVNPLDHLR; this is translated from the coding sequence ATGATCCGCGTTACTGCCTTGGCTCTGATTATCCTGCTTCTCGCAGCCATAGGGCTGCCCGGGCTGGCGATGCCGGGTTCGCAGGCAGTCGGCCAATATCCGGATGCTGCTGAGGCCCGGGAAGCGCTGGAAGCGGCGCGTCAACAGCAACGCAACGCACGCGCCCGGGCCGAGCGGCTGGAGAGGCAATCCAGGCAATCCGAAAAAACAGCTGAAACCGCACTGGGCAATGCTGCCCTACTGGCTGCGCGGGTACAGCAATCCGAAGCTGCAATTACTGCCGCCGAGGCTGAACTCGCGATCGTTTCGGCTCAGCGCAGCACGCTGGATCGGCAGCTGGCCCGCAAACGTGAGCCGCTGATGCGCCTCACCGCTGCGCTCCAAACGATGTCGCGCCGCCCACTGGCGCTGGCGGCCCTTCAGCCCGGGTCACTCGAAGATGTCGTGCATACCCGGGCTGCTCTTTCCGCAGCCATGCCGGTTGTGCGCAAGCGGACAGAAGCCTTGCGCGGCGATCTGTCTCGGGCGCGCGCATTGGAAGATCAGCGCGCATCATCGCTCCGAAACCTGCGTTCTGCCGAGGAAGACCTCAAGGAACGCCGCAGCGACCTTATCGCATTGGCACAGCGTGAGAGAATTCGCTCGCAGCAAGCCTCCGGCGGCGCATCGCGCGAAGCGGAAAGAGCGCTCGTCCTGTCCGAAGAAGCGCGCGATCTGGATGCTTTTGTCGGCCAGTTGGAACAGGCAGGCTCGATCCGCTCCCGCCTCGCCGCCTTGCCCGGTCCGGTCCTGCGCCCCTCGAGCGGCGGTGACGCCAGCGCGCCTGCCAAAGCTCCGGTGCCATCACCGACACCCAGCGCCACGGCCCCGCCGAATCGCTATATCCTGCCGGTGGCCGGAACTGTGGTCGCCGGATTCGGAGAAGCCAGCGTCGCCGGTTCGCGGACATCCGGAATTGCCCTCGCGTCCCGACCGGGCGCGCAGGTTGTCTCTCCGGGTGAGGGACGTGTGGCATTTGCCGGGCCTTACCGGGGGTTCGGTCAAATCATCATCGTCGAGCATGACAATGGCTGGACCAGCCTCGTGACAGGATTGGGCGATGTGTCGGTTGCGGTGGGTCAGACTGTCACGGCAGGCTCTCCCCTGGGAAGTGCAGCTGCGAGTCGTCCGGAGGTTACGCTCGAACTGCGAAAGAACGGCGATCCGGTGAACCCGCTCGACCATCTGCGCTAG
- a CDS encoding S41 family peptidase, with protein sequence MKIAALARSAALVTAVALIPATTVGFARVEASAGPEFGKLFAVYQRIKASYVEPVEDDVLINGAIDGMLAALDPHSGYLDGSDLQRLETMIDGNYSGLGLSVVSDDGAVKVISPFRGSPADEAGMKAGDYITHLDGELIYGLELDEAVSRMRGKAGTAIRLTVFRPGRDEPFDVSVTRGVIELEPVTWELKDGNVGHIMINEFSRDVGSDVYTGWKDLQKQAAGRLSGLVLDMRSNPGGSLDEAVALSDLFLSEGQIVSQRGRARGESISYDAETVFRGDIAEGLPIVVLIDAGSASASEIVAGALQDHRRAVIMGERSFGKGSVQTLLPLGRDAALKLTTARYYTPAGHSVQEGGIKPDIAVPQLSDPDLAKRNKFIMRESDLRGHLINELGIDDEGMESDKRDDPRFKLTAAELEEQGIEDFQLHYALQTLRRTAPSSVAVRKK encoded by the coding sequence ATGAAGATCGCCGCACTGGCCCGTTCTGCCGCTCTCGTGACTGCTGTCGCACTGATTCCTGCGACTACCGTAGGATTTGCCCGCGTCGAAGCGAGTGCCGGGCCGGAATTTGGCAAGTTGTTCGCCGTCTACCAGCGGATCAAGGCCAGCTATGTCGAGCCGGTCGAGGACGATGTGCTCATCAACGGCGCCATCGACGGCATGCTTGCAGCGCTCGATCCGCATTCGGGCTATCTCGACGGATCGGATCTCCAGCGCCTCGAAACGATGATCGACGGCAATTATTCCGGCCTCGGCCTCTCCGTTGTCAGCGATGACGGCGCGGTGAAGGTTATTTCGCCGTTCCGCGGCAGCCCGGCAGACGAAGCGGGCATGAAGGCGGGCGATTACATCACCCATCTCGACGGTGAACTGATCTACGGCCTGGAGCTCGACGAAGCCGTGTCGCGGATGCGCGGGAAGGCCGGAACCGCTATCCGGCTAACCGTTTTCCGTCCCGGCCGCGACGAACCATTCGACGTCAGCGTCACACGCGGTGTGATTGAGCTTGAACCGGTGACGTGGGAACTGAAGGACGGCAACGTCGGCCACATCATGATCAACGAATTCTCGCGCGATGTGGGCAGCGATGTCTATACCGGCTGGAAAGACCTGCAGAAGCAGGCCGCCGGCCGCTTGAGCGGGCTTGTTCTCGACATGCGTTCCAATCCGGGCGGCTCGCTCGACGAGGCTGTCGCGCTGTCGGACTTGTTCCTTTCGGAAGGACAGATCGTGTCGCAGCGCGGCCGCGCACGCGGCGAATCGATCAGCTATGATGCTGAAACCGTGTTCCGCGGCGATATTGCCGAAGGGCTTCCCATCGTGGTCCTGATCGATGCGGGCTCCGCTTCGGCCAGCGAAATTGTTGCGGGCGCCCTGCAAGACCACCGCCGCGCGGTGATCATGGGCGAGCGCAGCTTCGGCAAGGGCAGTGTGCAGACACTCCTGCCGCTGGGCCGCGATGCCGCCCTCAAGCTGACGACTGCACGCTATTACACGCCTGCGGGCCACTCGGTGCAGGAAGGCGGGATCAAGCCCGATATCGCCGTTCCCCAGCTTTCGGATCCCGACCTTGCAAAGCGCAATAAGTTCATCATGCGCGAAAGCGATCTGCGCGGCCATCTGATCAACGAACTCGGCATTGATGACGAGGGTATGGAAAGCGACAAGCGCGACGATCCGCGCTTCAAACTGACCGCCGCCGAACTTGAAGAGCAGGGCATCGAAGACTTCCAGTTGCACTACGCGCTGCAAACGCTGCGCCGCACTGCTCCGAGTTCAGTTGCTGTGCGCAAGAAGTAA
- the rsfS gene encoding ribosome silencing factor, translated as MADAAGDPLLALVLKQLDDDQAQEVVTVDLEGKTSIADYMVIASGRSSRQVASMAQKLAETLKKEGFGPIKLEGLPAADWVLVDAGDIVVHLFRPEVRSFYNLERMWAFGDAPPVAGTA; from the coding sequence ATGGCTGATGCCGCAGGTGATCCACTGCTCGCACTCGTGCTCAAGCAGCTTGACGATGATCAGGCCCAGGAAGTCGTGACCGTTGACCTCGAGGGGAAGACGTCGATTGCCGATTACATGGTCATCGCGTCGGGCCGCTCGTCGCGCCAGGTCGCCTCGATGGCGCAGAAACTGGCGGAAACGCTCAAGAAAGAAGGCTTCGGACCAATCAAGCTCGAAGGGCTCCCTGCTGCTGACTGGGTCTTGGTCGACGCCGGTGACATCGTGGTGCATCTGTTCCGTCCGGAAGTCCGCAGCTTCTACAATCTGGAGCGTATGTGGGCCTTTGGCGACGCGCCCCCGGTGGCAGGGACGGCCTGA